The following coding sequences lie in one Micromonospora sp. R77 genomic window:
- a CDS encoding HAD family hydrolase translates to MRTAVVFDADETLIDLRPAVTGALVAVLEEMRRRTPAAAEVRLADLESDWGAVFGALSAAPVQEIRRAALARSLARAGLDDHLDELADLFFARRFALSRPFPDARPALAALRPHHLLGFATNGNSRAERCGLAGEFAFEVYAHEGGLPKKPAPEFYRAVVEAAGLPARQVVYVGDSPEHDVSAPQRAGLRAVWLNRARLPRPTGLTPDAEVFTLASLPEVLAAWQPAKA, encoded by the coding sequence ATGCGTACCGCCGTGGTCTTCGACGCCGACGAGACCCTGATCGACCTGCGCCCGGCCGTCACCGGCGCGCTGGTGGCCGTACTCGAGGAGATGCGGCGCCGGACCCCGGCGGCGGCCGAGGTCCGGCTCGCGGACCTGGAGTCGGACTGGGGTGCGGTGTTCGGCGCGCTGAGCGCGGCGCCGGTGCAGGAGATCCGGCGGGCCGCGCTGGCCCGGTCGCTCGCCCGCGCCGGGCTCGACGACCACCTGGACGAGCTCGCCGACCTCTTCTTCGCCCGTCGCTTCGCACTCAGCCGCCCCTTCCCCGACGCCCGGCCGGCACTCGCCGCCCTGCGCCCGCACCATCTGCTCGGCTTCGCCACCAACGGCAACAGCCGCGCGGAACGCTGCGGGCTGGCCGGCGAGTTCGCCTTCGAGGTGTACGCGCACGAGGGTGGCCTGCCGAAGAAGCCGGCACCCGAGTTCTATCGGGCGGTGGTCGAGGCAGCCGGGCTCCCCGCCCGACAGGTCGTGTACGTGGGGGACTCGCCCGAGCACGACGTGTCCGCGCCGCAGCGGGCCGGGCTGCGGGCGGTGTGGCTCAACCGCGCCCGACTGCCGCGTCCCACCGGCCTCACTCCGGACGCCGAGGTGTTCACGCTGGCCAGCCTGCCCGAGGTGCTGGCCGCGTGGCAGCCTGCGAAAGCCTGA
- a CDS encoding S8 family serine peptidase, with amino-acid sequence MSKRFTVGAVATAAALALTVTGLGTPANAERTSSRTFTVVAEDGVSADAAVAAITAAGGTVVSRTDDVGLFQVTSDRADFASRATAADALIGAAEQKAIGRKPKLDRVEQEHLLARTAKGVANGHAKKMDPLDDKLWGLEMIRADQARKIEPGDRRVTVGVLDTGVDASNPDLAPNFSWSLSRNFAPDLTDIDGPCEVASCLDPVGTDDGGHGTHVAGTIGAAANGFGLSGVAPKVSLVELKGGQDSGYFFLNPVVNALVYAGKSGLDVVNMSFYVDPWLYNCTANPADSPEAQAEQRAIIKAMKRALNFAHAKGVTLVGALGNNHEDLGAPRTDTSSPDYGSDPYERPIDNDSCWDLPTEGPHVIGVSAVGPSGKKADYSNYGTEQISVAAPGGWFRDGFGTDSYRTAANEILSTYPKKVLQEEGSVDADGNVVAGFEDSVFKQCTAAGECGYYTYLQGTSMASPHAAGVAALIVSRYGKKEARGGFGMSPDLVEQHLYRTAAEHACPEPRLQTYTNEGRDAEFDAYCAGSLNFNGFYGYGIVDAYAAVKSPLKPNVRP; translated from the coding sequence GTGAGTAAGCGCTTCACCGTCGGTGCCGTCGCGACCGCAGCCGCGCTGGCACTCACGGTGACCGGGCTGGGCACGCCGGCGAACGCCGAGCGGACCAGCTCCCGGACCTTCACCGTGGTCGCGGAGGACGGCGTCTCCGCGGACGCGGCAGTCGCCGCGATCACCGCGGCCGGCGGCACCGTCGTCTCCCGTACCGACGACGTCGGGCTGTTCCAGGTCACCAGCGACCGGGCCGACTTCGCCAGCCGGGCCACCGCGGCCGACGCCCTGATCGGTGCGGCGGAGCAGAAGGCCATCGGTCGCAAGCCGAAGCTGGACCGGGTCGAGCAGGAACACCTGCTGGCCAGGACCGCCAAGGGCGTCGCCAACGGGCACGCCAAGAAGATGGACCCGCTGGACGACAAGCTCTGGGGCCTGGAGATGATCCGGGCCGACCAGGCGCGCAAGATCGAGCCCGGCGACCGCCGGGTCACCGTCGGCGTGCTGGACACCGGCGTGGACGCCAGCAACCCCGACCTGGCGCCGAACTTCAGCTGGTCGCTGTCGCGCAACTTCGCTCCCGACCTGACCGACATCGACGGCCCGTGCGAGGTGGCGAGCTGCCTCGACCCGGTCGGCACCGACGACGGCGGCCACGGCACGCACGTCGCCGGCACCATCGGTGCCGCCGCGAACGGCTTCGGCCTCTCCGGTGTCGCCCCGAAGGTCTCCCTGGTCGAGCTGAAGGGTGGCCAGGACAGCGGCTACTTCTTCCTCAACCCGGTGGTCAACGCCCTCGTCTACGCCGGCAAGTCCGGGCTGGACGTGGTCAACATGTCGTTCTATGTCGACCCGTGGCTCTACAACTGCACCGCCAACCCGGCCGACTCGCCGGAGGCGCAGGCCGAGCAGCGGGCGATCATCAAGGCCATGAAGCGGGCGCTCAACTTCGCGCACGCCAAGGGCGTCACCCTGGTCGGCGCGCTGGGCAACAACCACGAGGACCTCGGTGCCCCGCGCACCGACACCTCCAGCCCCGACTACGGCTCGGACCCGTACGAGCGGCCGATCGACAACGACAGCTGCTGGGACCTGCCCACCGAGGGCCCGCACGTGATCGGTGTGTCGGCGGTCGGCCCGTCCGGCAAGAAGGCCGACTACTCGAACTACGGCACCGAGCAGATCTCGGTCGCCGCGCCGGGTGGCTGGTTCCGGGACGGCTTCGGCACCGACAGCTACCGCACCGCCGCCAACGAGATCCTCTCCACCTACCCGAAGAAGGTGCTCCAGGAGGAGGGCTCGGTCGACGCCGACGGCAACGTCGTCGCCGGCTTCGAGGACTCGGTGTTCAAGCAGTGCACCGCCGCCGGTGAGTGTGGCTACTACACCTACCTCCAGGGCACCTCGATGGCGTCCCCGCACGCCGCCGGTGTCGCCGCGCTGATCGTCAGCCGGTACGGAAAGAAGGAGGCCCGGGGCGGCTTCGGCATGTCGCCGGACCTCGTCGAGCAGCACCTGTACCGCACCGCCGCCGAGCACGCCTGCCCGGAGCCGCGGCTGCAGACCTACACCAACGAGGGCCGCGATGCGGAGTTCGACGCGTACTGCGCCGGCTCGCTGAACTTCAACGGCTTCTACGGGTACGGCATCGTCGACGCGTACGCGGCGGTCAAGTCCCCCTTGAAGCCGAACGTCCGCCCGTAA